Proteins from a genomic interval of Desulfurellaceae bacterium:
- a CDS encoding enoyl-CoA hydratase: protein MADLEVSVQNRVGLLTLNRPDKLNALTRHMGDIGVATLQEWKNDPDVGAVVLTGAGRGFCAGGDVSAMHKGTEIGGVSSTLEDKIDQLRQAHGLPWLLHTYPKVVIAVVNGPTAGAGLGLALSCDLRLASEQARFGTAYARVGYGGDYGTTWQLTNLVGQAKAKELFFLPDMISAQEAHDLGLVNRVFPHDRLMEEALAIAERIAAGPLVSYRYMKANINASTTVDFRTMLDREAETHLRCGQTEDHKEGVAAFMEKRQPVFRGR from the coding sequence ATGGCAGATCTTGAGGTGAGCGTACAAAATCGGGTTGGCCTGCTGACCCTGAACCGCCCGGACAAACTGAACGCCCTGACCCGCCACATGGGTGACATCGGGGTGGCGACCCTCCAGGAATGGAAGAATGACCCGGACGTGGGAGCGGTGGTGCTGACCGGGGCCGGTCGGGGCTTCTGCGCCGGTGGGGATGTCTCGGCCATGCACAAAGGCACCGAGATCGGCGGAGTCAGCTCGACCCTGGAAGACAAGATTGACCAGCTGCGCCAGGCGCACGGCCTGCCCTGGCTGCTGCATACCTATCCCAAAGTGGTCATCGCGGTGGTGAATGGGCCGACGGCCGGGGCCGGGCTGGGCCTGGCCCTGTCGTGCGACCTGCGTCTGGCGTCTGAGCAGGCGCGGTTCGGCACGGCCTATGCCCGGGTCGGCTACGGGGGAGATTACGGCACGACCTGGCAGCTGACCAATCTGGTCGGCCAGGCCAAGGCCAAGGAGCTGTTCTTTCTGCCGGATATGATCTCGGCTCAGGAGGCCCACGACCTCGGCCTGGTGAACCGGGTGTTCCCGCATGACAGGCTGATGGAAGAAGCTCTGGCGATTGCCGAGCGTATCGCCGCCGGCCCGCTGGTCAGCTACCGCTATATGAAGGCCAATATCAACGCCTCGACCACGGTCGATTTTCGGACCATGCTGGACCGCGAGGCCGAGACGCATTTGCGCTGCGGCCAGACCGAGGATCACAAAGAGGGCGTGGCCGCGTTCATGGAAAAGCGCCAGCCGGTTTTTCGGGGGCGCTGA
- a CDS encoding pyridoxamine 5'-phosphate oxidase family protein, giving the protein MTAVDSHRISTVDELRTIIGTPSDLVPHKLWTALDETCADFIQRSPFLLLATSDAEGNMDVSPKGDGPGFVTVEDETTLLIPDRSGNKLIFGLQNILANPHIGLIFLIPGTGETLRVNGTAELTSDPAILDRLSARGKPAVVAIRVRIKEVFYHCAKAFLRAQLWKSDTWPEKKKISFGKILAGKMGADDKMAEQIDQFVEQDYKTNL; this is encoded by the coding sequence ATGACTGCTGTTGATTCCCACCGTATTTCGACCGTGGACGAACTTCGGACCATTATCGGCACACCCAGCGACCTGGTCCCCCACAAGCTGTGGACGGCGCTGGACGAAACCTGCGCTGATTTTATTCAGCGCTCGCCCTTTCTCCTGCTGGCCACCTCGGACGCCGAGGGTAATATGGACGTGTCGCCCAAGGGTGACGGCCCCGGCTTTGTGACCGTCGAAGACGAAACCACGCTGCTCATCCCGGACCGCAGCGGCAACAAGCTGATCTTTGGCCTGCAAAATATCCTGGCCAACCCCCACATCGGGCTGATTTTTCTCATCCCCGGCACCGGCGAAACCCTGCGGGTCAACGGCACGGCCGAGCTGACCAGCGACCCCGCCATTCTGGATCGCCTGTCGGCCCGGGGCAAACCGGCCGTGGTCGCCATCCGGGTCCGCATCAAGGAAGTCTTCTACCACTGTGCCAAGGCGTTTCTGCGCGCCCAGCTGTGGAAGTCCGACACCTGGCCGGAAAAGAAAAAGATCTCGTTCGGCAAAATCCTGGCCGGCAAAATGGGCGCAGACGACAAGATGGCCGAGCAGATCGACCAGTTTGTGGAGCAGGATTACAAGACGAATCTGTAG
- the yfbR gene encoding 5'-deoxynucleotidase produces MLSHFFAYLSRMKFIRRWGLMHSTYPENIQEHSSQVAMVAHALAIIRKRVFAGQVNPDRVAALALYHDAGEVLTGDLPTPVKYFNPDIKTAYKAIEQTANTKLLSLIPAELRADYRAFFQPQAADAACLELVKAADKLCAYLKCVQEVSVGNTEFSQAEKTLRATLEDMRLPEVGYFLDTFVPSFRLTLDELN; encoded by the coding sequence ATGCTGAGCCACTTCTTTGCCTATCTGTCGCGCATGAAATTCATCCGGCGCTGGGGGCTGATGCACAGCACCTACCCGGAGAATATCCAGGAGCACAGCTCCCAGGTGGCGATGGTGGCCCACGCCCTGGCCATTATTCGCAAGCGGGTGTTTGCCGGGCAGGTCAACCCCGACCGGGTGGCGGCCCTGGCCCTGTATCACGACGCCGGCGAGGTGCTGACTGGCGACCTGCCGACCCCGGTCAAATACTTCAACCCCGACATCAAGACCGCCTATAAGGCCATTGAACAGACCGCCAATACCAAGCTGCTGAGCCTGATTCCGGCCGAGCTACGGGCCGACTATCGGGCCTTTTTTCAGCCCCAGGCAGCGGATGCGGCCTGTCTCGAACTGGTCAAGGCGGCCGACAAACTGTGCGCCTATCTGAAATGCGTCCAGGAGGTTAGCGTCGGCAACACCGAGTTCAGCCAGGCCGAGAAGACGCTCAGAGCCACCCTGGAAGACATGCGGCTTCCCGAAGTCGGCTATTTCCTCGACACCTTTGTGCCAAGCTTCAGGCTGACCCTCGACGAACTCAACTAA